The nucleotide window TGAGTTTTTGGAAATCACCATCCAAAAGCCAATTGTTGGTTTTTTCTCTCGCTTCTATCGCCCAATCCCAGCCAGCGCCTACAGTGTCAATGTTTTTCCAGTCGATCAATCTGAGGTTATGAACGATGTTTCCACTTCCAATAATTAGAATTCCTTTTTCTCGTAGTTTGGACAATTTCTTAGCTAAGTCAAAATGATATTGTGGTGGTTTTGTGTAATCAATACTCAACTGAATGACCGGAATATCAGCATCAGGATAAAGATGCCGAAGAACCGACCACGCGCCGTGATCCAATCCCCAATTGTGGTCTTCTTCCACCAAAACAGGAGACAACAATTCTGCAGTTTCCTTCGCCAATTCTGTATTTCCTTTTGCGGGATACTGAACATCAAATAAGGCTTGCGGAAAACCTCCAAAATCGTGGATGGTCTTCGGAAGTTCCATCGCTGTGACAAATGTGCCGTTGGTAAACCAATGCGCAGAAATACAAATGATGGCATTCGGTTTCGGAATCTCTTTGCTGATATTTCTAAATCCTTGCACAAAAATATTTTCTTCGATGGCGTTCATAGGAGAGCCGTGTCCAAGGAAAAGGACGGGCATTTTTTGTGTGGTTTTGAAGTTATCGGAGATGTTGGAAAGGTCGTTGATGTTCATTTTTTTTGTAAAAAGTAAAATGTATTGATGTAAAATGTATTTTCAAATCATTTTTTCACCCCAACCCTAAAGGGAGAAAATAATTTGAAAATTTGATTAAAATTACTCCCTTGAGGGTTGGGAAAATAATTTTAATTAAATTTTTCTCGCAGATTTGGCTGATTTAAGCAGATTTTTATTGACACAATATTGTCATTCCGTAGGAATCTAAACTGTCGAGATGACTTCGTAAACCATTTCGTTAGGTTTCCTGTGGAAGAGCAAATTTCGTGTTTTTGACAAAGCTTGTTTTTATGTCGAATCTGCAGCCCGACTTGAGTGGAGCTCTTTTTGTCATTGCGATTGTAGAAAATTCCTATTGATTGCTTTCCGTCTATCGCAATGGCAAAAAAGCGGGAACGGAAGGCGGAAAAGCTGCCCAAATCATTACAATTGAAATCAAAAAAGCGTGAACAAAGTTGCCTTTGTTCACACTTTAAAAAACTCAAACTATAAAAATACTATGATGTATTATTGCTTTACGAACTGCAGTTCTCCTGCAATTTTCACGTCTTCGCTCACCATCACACCGCCTGTTTCCAAGGCTGCGTTCCAAGTCAAACCGAAGTCGCTTCTTTTGATTTTTCCTTCGAATGAGAAACCTGCTTTGGTGTTGCCCCAAGGGTCAGAATTGATTCCGCCGAAGTCCACGTCCAAAGTGATTTCTTTGGTAACGCCGTTCAATGTTAGGTTTCCAGTCACATCGCCGTTCAAAGTGGAAGCTTCGAAAGTGATTTTCGGGTTGGCTTCTGCGTTGAAGAAATCTGCAGATTTCAGGTGATTGTCTCTGTCTGTATTGTTGGTGAAGATAGAATCTGTGTCGATGAAAGCGGAAACTTTTGCGCTTGCGAACGTGTCATCTTCTGCGTCGATCTCTGCGTTGAAAGTTGTGAATTCTCCTTTCACGTTGGAAATCATCAGGTGTTTTACTTTGAAAGTGATTTCGCTATGCGTTGGGTCTAATAACCATTTAGTTGCCATAATTTTTAATATTTTGTTGATTAATTATAGTGCAAATTTATAGCGCCGAGCTCCGCCTCACATTGATGTAAGTTAAGAATTACTTTTTTGTGAATTTTTTAACGATTGCCTTGTTTCGGCACAAAGATTTCTGTGTTGAGAACAATGAAAAAACTTTCCTTCCTATTCCTATTTTCCACCGTGTTTTATTTTTCCCAGAAGAGCGATTCTGTGGCTTTGATTTCGGAAGTTAAAATTGATGCTTACAAAAAACCGGTTTCATTTATTGCCTCTACCAAATCCGTTTCTGTGGTTTCGGAAAATCTGCTTTCTCAGAATCCGCCAGACCGTTTGCTGGAATCTGTGAACCAAATCGCTGGTGCGAGAATGGAAGAACGTTCGCCGGGAAGTTATCGGATTGCGGTGCGAGGCAGTTCCTTGCGTTCGCCTTTTGGTGTTCGGAATGTGAAAGTTTATTTGGATGATTTTATTTTGTCCGATGCTTCTGGGAATACTTATTTTAATCAGATTTCGCCGGATTTAATTCATAAAATCGAGATTTACAAAGGTCCGGAAAGTGGTGATTTTGGTGCGGTGACTGGTGGAACTTTGTTGCTTCAAACTCAGAATTCTGATGACTTATCCTTAAATCTTTCGTCTGGAAGTTATGGGACTTTTAATGAAAGTATTAATTTTTCAAAGCAATTAGGAAAGCACTTTTTTCAGGTTTATCAAAATTATTACAGAACAGATTCTTACCGAGAACAATCGGCGGT belongs to Chryseobacterium sp. KACC 21268 and includes:
- the ygiD gene encoding 4,5-DOPA dioxygenase extradiol translates to MNINDLSNISDNFKTTQKMPVLFLGHGSPMNAIEENIFVQGFRNISKEIPKPNAIICISAHWFTNGTFVTAMELPKTIHDFGGFPQALFDVQYPAKGNTELAKETAELLSPVLVEEDHNWGLDHGAWSVLRHLYPDADIPVIQLSIDYTKPPQYHFDLAKKLSKLREKGILIIGSGNIVHNLRLIDWKNIDTVGAGWDWAIEAREKTNNWLLDGDFQKLIDYQKQGTFLQYAVPTPDHYLPLIYNLGLKDRSEQLSLFNDSLIGGSLSMTSIKIG
- a CDS encoding YceI family protein encodes the protein MATKWLLDPTHSEITFKVKHLMISNVKGEFTTFNAEIDAEDDTFASAKVSAFIDTDSIFTNNTDRDNHLKSADFFNAEANPKITFEASTLNGDVTGNLTLNGVTKEITLDVDFGGINSDPWGNTKAGFSFEGKIKRSDFGLTWNAALETGGVMVSEDVKIAGELQFVKQ